In the Sorghum bicolor cultivar BTx623 chromosome 4, Sorghum_bicolor_NCBIv3, whole genome shotgun sequence genome, ggcggcgaccgagAGGTTCCAGCGCCATGACTCCCTGTACGGCGACGCCGAGAAGGTCACCAACGGCAAGCACCACGGCTCCGGGGTACAGTATTTAGTTTCACACAtgacatttttttttattaGCTCATTTTCGTCGTCATTCATGCCCCCCCTGTGTTCCCCTTTAGACATTGATGATGTTGCCATATATGGACATGGGTTAATTGCGTGCGTGGCGCCGTGCAGGACAGCTGGGCGCGGACGCTGATGCTGGCGTTCCAGAGCATCGGCGTGGTGTACGGCGACATCGGGACGTCGCCGCTGTACGTGTACTCGAGCACGTTCCCGGACGGCATCCGGCACCCCGACGACCTCCTCGGCGTCCTCTCGCTCATCCTCTACACTCTCATCCTCATCCCTATGCTCAAGTACGTCTTCGTCGTCCTCCACGCCAACGACAATGGCGATGGTGAGCTAGCTTGCTTGCTTTGCTTGCTTGCGTGTGGGCATATATACTTCATGGACGACATTGATCTTACTTgcaatgatgatgatgttgaacCGATCGAAGCATATATATGAATGAAGTATATATAAAACTGCAGGTGGAACGTTCGCGCTCTACTCGCTGATCTCGCGGTACGCCAAGATCAGGATGATCCCAGACCAGCAGAGCGAGGACGCAACGGTATCCAACTACAGGGTGGAGGCGGCCAGCTCACGGCTGCGGAGGGCGCAGTGGCTCAAGGAGAAGCTCGAGTCCAGCAATGCCGCCAAGATCGGGCTCTTCACCATCACCATCCTCGGCACCTCCATGGTCATGGGCGATGGAACCTTGACGCCAGCAATCTCTGGTACGGATCAAGTCTTCCAAACCCATGCATTAATTTGTGGATTTAACTGCCGTTTAACTGTTCTTGCAGTGCTCTCGGCAGTGAGTGGGATCAGGGAGAAAGCGCCCAACTTGAGCcaatgtattttttttattcagGCATCCATCAGTAGAAACAACTTGCATTGCATTGTGACTTTGTGAGTCGATCTGCTTCTTCATGAAACGACTAGATAGCTAACCTCTCAAGTTCGTGGCTTCTGTTGTCGTTTTTGCTACAGTGGAGGTGGTGTGGATCTCGGTGGCCATACTGTTCCTTCTCTTCTCGGTGCAGCGCTTCGGCACCGACAAGGTGGGCTACTCCTTCGCGCCCATCATATCCGTGTGGTTCGTCCTCATCGCCGGCACTGGGATGTACAACCTCGCCGCGCACGATGCCACCGTCCTCCGCGCCTTCAACCCCATGTACATTGTCGACTACTTCCGCAGGAACGGCAAGGAGGCATGGGTCTCGCTAGGTGGTGCCGTCCTCTGCATCACCGGCACGGAGGCCATGTTTGCCGATCTCGGCCATTTTAACATCAGGGCCATTCAGGTACATACCAAGTAACAGCCATAGCAGACGACGAGACGAGACCTATTGATTTCAATGTCAGTTACCAAATTGTTcgtttgcttttgcagatcagcttcacATGCATCCTCTTCCCCTCTGTGGCGCTGTGCTACATGGGTCAGGCGGCCTACCTGCGCAAATTCCCTGAAAACGTTGTCGACACCTTCTACAAATCCATCCCAGGTAGGTGTACGTCTTCTACTGTTTACGTAATCTGCACATGTACTATGTACAGTACATCGAAGTTCGAAAGTTGGAAACTGAATCGGATCGAGAGCTAGCTAACAATGCATGCACGCACGCAGTGGCCATGTTCTGGCCGGCGTTCCTGGTGGCGATCCTGGCGGCGATCATCGCGAGCCAGGCCATGCTGTCGGGCGCGTTCGCCATCCTGTCCAAGGCGCTGTCCCTGGGGTGCTTCCCCCGGGTGGAGGTGGTGCACACCTCCAGCAAGTACGCGGGGCAGGTGTACCTCCCGGAGGTGAACTTGCTGATCGGCGTCGCCAGCGTCGCCGTCACGCTGGGGTTCCAGACCACGGCCAACATCGGCAACGCGTACGGGATCTGCGTGGTGACCGTCTTCTCCATCACCACGCACCTGCTGGCGGTGGTGATGCTGCTGGTGTGGCGCGCGCAGCCGGCGCTGTCCGCCGCCTTCTACGCCGTCTTCGGCCTCGTCGAGTTCCTCTACCTCTCCTCCATCCTCTCCAAGTTCGCCGAGGGCGGGTACCTGCCCTTCTGCTTCTCGCTGGTGCTCATGGCGCTCATGGCCGCGTGGCACTACGTCCACGTCCTGCGCTACTGGTACGAGCTGGACCACGCCGTGCCGGCGGCCGAGCTGGCCGCCGTGCTGGCGCGCCGCGACGTGCGCCGGGTGCCCGGCGTCGGCCTCCTCTACTCGGAGCTGGTCCAGGGGATCCCGCCCGTGTTCCCGCGCCTGGTCGACAAGATCCCCTCCGTGCAcgccgtcttcgtcttcgtgtcCATCAAGCACCTCCCGATCCCACGCGTAGCGGCGCCGGAGCGCTTCATCTTCCGGCGCGTCGGCCCCGTCGACCACCGCGTGTTCCGCTGCGTGGCGAGGTACGGCTACACGGACCCGATGGAAGGGCACCGGGAGTTCGCCGCCTTCCTCCTGGACCGCCTCAAGACGTTCGTCCAGGAGGAGGCCGCCTTCGCCTCCACCACCAGCGGTtcatcggcggcggtggcggtggcggaggaggagcagcggctcatcGACGCGGAGGCGGAGCGCGGGGTGGTGTACCTGATGGGGGAGGCCAcggtgacggcggcggcggggtcgtCGCTGCTGAAACGGGTGGTGGTGAACAACGTGTACGGCTTCCTACGGAAGAACCTCCGGGGGGAGAGCCACAAGGCGCTGTCCATCCCCAAAGACCAGCTGCTCAGGGTCGGCATCACCTACGAGATCTGACTGATTATTCTCGTCTTGCTACTAGTCGTATTCTAGCTATTTTTACTAGAGCTACTAGCTTGTGCTTCCTTTGTGCCACGTACCTCCTTGTTGCAAGCAACTTTCCAATGGCTGGCGTGCCTAGCAATTGTAGCGACGACACTGTTGCTTAATCTGTCGTTGTGCACATGTAGTAGCTGCCGTTCATTGTCTCTGACTGTTAATACGACCACTGAGAAAAAAAGGTCACTGCATACGTACACTGTCGTCATGCCGTCCTTTACAATTGTTGTGTTGCTGAATCTGTAGATATGCCTCTGTGTCCTTTCTCTTGTCTGTTAATATTCAGAAGGACGCATGCCTGATCTGAAACTGTAAATCCACAAGCTGCTGAACCAAGCAGCATAGGGCAGTCCGGATATAACGGCTTCGGCGCTTTGCTTGTACTGTATTCGGTGTCACCAAACGAAGACGAACCAGTCCCTCACTTCCCTATTATCCTTAGACACTGCTGCCTGGGGCTCCTCTCTCGGACTCGGAGGAAGAAAAGCAGGCATGCAGACTGAAGGCCAGACTCAGCACACTTAGCTTCCTGATGATTTGTTATGCACAGTTCTAATTCCAACGGATGTCAGACTATCAGGCAATGGGCTAATGGCACAGTGATGAGCACAAAAAGTACCATCTAGTGTATACTATTGGGGTTTGAATTTGGCAATAGCATCTCACTGGACAAAACGCTGCTGACAACTTAACATTCAAAGCTAGGCCAAGTTAACAGAGGGGTCGTAAGGCCAAATCCGAACAGTTAATATCACCAAACACACCAACTGCAGAATGGAATTGGTTAATTGGCGTTGGGGGTAGTGAACGAAAGCTGATCGATTCTTCGAACAGTTAATATCACCAAACATACAACTGCAGAGTTGAATTGGTTAACTGGCCATGAGGGTAGTGAACGAAAGCTGATCTTGGTGGGTGTCGCCACTCTTCTCTGAGTGTACATCGGAATGATGTTGTTTTCGAAAAGAAACAATATATTTCTTTCTTCTATGCAGGCTACCTTCTAGATGCGGTTTTGGGCATATCGTTGCAGCGTGTGAGGATGCAAAGGAAACCATTCAACTGGCGAACCGAGCACTGTAAGCTGTTGCATTGGACCTTTTCCACAATAATAGACTTAATTTGCATATAATCACCTTGATCTACTTGTGTTCTCATTCCCTTTTTTTTTACAGCAATTAGCTGAAAATTTTGTAAAGAATTGGATGTGTGCGATTGCAGAGGCCAGAAACTTCTTTTTTCCATTGTAaatctaaaaaaacaaaaatacacaACTGCAGATTGATCAAGATCAAAGTGTAGAATTAACTTGAAGGAAGATGCTATTCACCGTGACATAGCTAGATGCTAAACCGGCGACGGTCCATTTGACATACACTTTAGCCTGTTGCGGTAACACAGCTTGTGCGTATTGGAAGACATGATGTCGAAACTCTTGAAACCTCCAGGGGCAGCTCCATGCAGCCGAGGAAACTCCAAATACTACAACAGTAGGGGAAGATCTCACAGTTGCACCGAAGAGACGAGAGGAGCTTTGATCGTTGATGCCATTACCCCGGCAAGGGCGCAAGGCCGGATACAAAAACTGCGGCCTACGTTTTGTCTCTTGTCCCGGATCTCACCCTTGGCATGCATATTCCATCCCCCCCCTTTGTACCCATGAAACATGACATGCATTACAGCTTCAACTGTCGATGATTGCAAAGCGCCCGTACAGATTTCTACGATCGATCGTCGGTaaaagagcagcagcagcagcagaaattACCGTCTGCAGTTCACAGTATCATAAATCTTTTCTGTGGAAAGACGAGTGGCACACCAGGCATGCAGTAACGGGAGTGCAACGAAATGAGTACACAGTAGTAGCTCAAGACTATAGCTCTCTTCTTTTCCTGTGTGTGCAGCTTTACTGAATCATGGATTTGGCGGTATAAAACATCTCACATATATGACGAGAACGTAAAGGTACACGCTAATCAAATTATGTCATGTATGGTGGTGGAAACAAATAGTTAGGTGGAGTACATGATAATATGCCGCCAAATACAGATTGTGCTAATCAAATTATGATATGTAATGTTATGTCTTGTCATATGTTTAAATCATGCCAACAAATTAGCTATCACGTAAGTTGTACAcatgctactcaaattatgctAAATCAAATGGGCTTTATTTACAGTGGTACCTCATAATATTGGGAGCCATTCATTTAATTAGATCGGAATGTTAGAATCACCTATTACTTACTAGGAGGTAATAGatgaaatatatatttattcaaTGTTAAATTTGGTAAAATAGGATAGAAAACTTTTAgatataaattttaatttctacatggaatttttttgttttgtaaCTTTAGACATGGAATAATTTAATTAGCCACAGTTGCCGTGAACCCATTTTTTTTCGTGCATGTAATCTCATCATTCCCAAATCAAAGTATACGTGACCGTGAATGTCTCGTTGCCAAATCCATGTTCGTACATGACCATCatcattttaaatttaatttgcGCATGTCATCATTTTTTATGCTTGTATATAAGTTCTTGTTCCTAAATCTAGCTACATACGTGACAGCACACATAAGAGTTTTTTTAATTGAGTATATAAGACGTGATCGTTGTACTACTTTAATGTGTCTAAGCATCtcataaaaagtttttgatcacTTAATATGTACGTTAGCATCACACTGTATGCATAATGAACCcattaaaaaaattacacaTGGATACGTATTCATCTTGCCATTGGAGTGATACTTGTAATATAAATGATTAATAGAGTTGGGAATTTGAGAAATTAGTGGCTTCACGTCCACTTGTCCATGCCGTGATGAGGATTTTGAGAATAACTTCTTTTTTATATTAACCAATTatttaatattaaaaatatcaaATTCAATGTCTTAAATTTATTTGAGATATTACCTTGTAGAAAGTAAAGAGGTACCGTAACATCTCCCAAATCAAATTATGTCATAtccaaagttaaaaaaaaaattccacATCGTATAGATCATGCATGCATCGATTagatctaaaaaaaattattatctAAATCTTTCCTCAGTTATCATGTTTTACCAAAtagaaaaattaaatagatatatatTTCACTTATTAGTTGCTAAGAAGTACTCCCTGTGTCCTGTAATATAGTGCATTCTAACATTCAAAATTTGTTCTTGAATATAATGCATTCTAGAAGataaaaactaattttacataaaatattttttatttatcaatCAATTACCATCAATTGCGTTAATGATAGCATGCATCTAGTTAGGAAATGAAATGAGGGTACATGCATTTTCTATGTTTTCTCTTAATTTATTCTAAAATTCTTAAAATACACTATATCACCGGACATAGGAAGTAATAGCTGACTATAACTGTTTGATCCAATTAAATGAATGGCTCACATTTATTTGGGGATGCCAAAGCCCTAGAAATTCCGTTAGAAACAATAAACTGAACATCGGTGCTGATGAGGCAATCAGATTCGCATTCCATGGGTTAAACAATATATATAACTCGTTGATGCTGACAGAAAGTTAATCAACCGTTTTCCTATTGTCTAGTTGCAGACCCTTCATTCCGTTGTGCATAAATCACTGTCCCCCTTTCACGTTACTGGCACCCTCGATCTGCATCCAGTATCTGGACCTCCAAACAATGTCACACACGTCGGAAGAAGAATCCGCCCTCAACAACTTGCAGCAGCAGGCAAAGCAAGCTTGCCCTGCTGGGTCAAGCAAAGCTGACACAGCCATGCCTGTAGGGAAAAAGAGACGAGGCCATCCAGGAACTCCAGGTATGATGCTTCAACTTATTTTTCAACTAGCACGCACACTTGTTTTCCATAAACAATAAGTCCATGCCGGATTTTTTTTTGCCATGTCAAGATGGCAGAACACACGTGCAAGTGCAATAATGTAATTAACTCAACTCAATGTTTAAAACAATTAATGGTCTTTGTTCTTAATTACAAACTTATGAGAAACCAAATAAAGAAAGATGAAGCCATGGTAATACAAATTTCTGAATCTCA is a window encoding:
- the LOC8059603 gene encoding potassium transporter 19, which gives rise to MSSSAEAESAAAAATERFQRHDSLYGDAEKVTNGKHHGSGDSWARTLMLAFQSIGVVYGDIGTSPLYVYSSTFPDGIRHPDDLLGVLSLILYTLILIPMLKYVFVVLHANDNGDGGTFALYSLISRYAKIRMIPDQQSEDATVSNYRVEAASSRLRRAQWLKEKLESSNAAKIGLFTITILGTSMVMGDGTLTPAISVLSAVSGIREKAPNLSQLEVVWISVAILFLLFSVQRFGTDKVGYSFAPIISVWFVLIAGTGMYNLAAHDATVLRAFNPMYIVDYFRRNGKEAWVSLGGAVLCITGTEAMFADLGHFNIRAIQISFTCILFPSVALCYMGQAAYLRKFPENVVDTFYKSIPVAMFWPAFLVAILAAIIASQAMLSGAFAILSKALSLGCFPRVEVVHTSSKYAGQVYLPEVNLLIGVASVAVTLGFQTTANIGNAYGICVVTVFSITTHLLAVVMLLVWRAQPALSAAFYAVFGLVEFLYLSSILSKFAEGGYLPFCFSLVLMALMAAWHYVHVLRYWYELDHAVPAAELAAVLARRDVRRVPGVGLLYSELVQGIPPVFPRLVDKIPSVHAVFVFVSIKHLPIPRVAAPERFIFRRVGPVDHRVFRCVARYGYTDPMEGHREFAAFLLDRLKTFVQEEAAFASTTSGSSAAVAVAEEEQRLIDAEAERGVVYLMGEATVTAAAGSSLLKRVVVNNVYGFLRKNLRGESHKALSIPKDQLLRVGITYEI